In the genome of Ziziphus jujuba cultivar Dongzao chromosome 10, ASM3175591v1, the window CCGAACCACTGTTTTTTGTCTcttgttaaatataaataaataaattggttaGTTAATACATCACCCAATATGAATTCATTTGATAAGTACATATGACCATATGCTATTAGatgatgaaaaaatatatatatgagcatCTGAAGCATGTTtaaatatcaaaacatattCAGAATATTATCTGTAAATATCTATATCATAAAGAAGAAAGGCACGAAACATGTGCAAAAAGATTTTATGCAATGAATTATGTTGGAGATAGCCTTCGTATAGTTTAATGGGCTTGCATGAATTTGGTCTGAAGCCTACGCACAAGCAACCCTGTACTTTGGTGTCATCTTATGATGGAGACTAAAGGAAGGTTATGATTCTTGTAACTTTATGTCCACGCCCTTGTTGGCCCCTGTTCATTATTAgggaatatattttcatttgttcTTTCTTTCAAAATGACTTTACTCAGAATTTCTCCTTTGGAAACATCGaaattattctttaaatgaTGGGAAGTGGTTTTGAAGCAATTTATAACTAATTCTATATCATTCATGCTCTAATTGAAGTTCCAAGTTATTGATTATTCAACTGTACGAAATTATTCCTTTTTCCTTCTGTGATGCAGTATCTGATTACACATTTCAGTGACTTTCAACTGGCATGTCTTGGAAGTTTCTTCCTCCATGAGAGTGTTTTCTTCTTATCAGGACTTCCTTTTATATATCTTGAGAGAGCGGGATGGCTTAGCAAGTACAAGATTCAGGTTTAACTCTTTAAAAGTACCTGTTATTAACAGAAGCCAGATTGTTATTTGCTCAACTTTTCAAGCACCATCAGTGCTATTCTCTCGTAAATAATTTCATCCAATTGTATATATGATAGGTTTACTGGTAGATTTTTATTCTCTGGAAATGCCTTTTGTTGCAGCATTCTTTACCATGTGCTAATTTAAAGCAATTGAACAATTGATGTAATCACTTTAGCAATAAAACATGACTTCAAAGCAGAAAAAAGATCCATGCCATCCATTGTTGTTTTTAGTAACTTGTATAATCTTTTATCTAAGCTATGTTACTCGGACTTTCCACTCTATCCCACCATTACCATGTCAGATATTGGATACTAACAAGGGCATGGCTAGTGGATACTCCAGATACGtggaaaaactttaaaaatagagAGATCCAACACTTGGACACATCCCCACACCCAACACTGACACCACCCAAGTCCGAGCAACGGAGATCCAAAGCCTACTATATGCATATAGCTCATTTGACCACTGCACTACTATATGCATATAGCTCATTTGACCAGTGCACTCTTATTCTTGTTCGCTAAATTTGTTTAATGTAGTGTCTTAACTTGCTTCTAGTTTGATACAGACAAAAAATAATAGCCCTGCAGCTCAGGAGAAATGTATAACTCGCCTATTGCTGTATCATTTCGGTGTCAATCTACCAGTTATGATTTTCTCATATCCTGTCTTCAGATACATGGGCATGCAGAGCAGTCTTCCTTTGCCGTCCTGGTATTTTCAGGTTCTTTAATGCTAAAACATCTTTTTTCAAAACAGTATGAAGTTGGATGCTATCATTGGAATAGATATATGGCTCCACCCAACTTGATTTTGTTTGATGTGTATCTCTTGAGATGCATGGTGACCCAAATTCTTGCTTTGGTTTTGCAGGAAAGTAGTCTTAACGCAGATAATTTTCTACTTCATCCTTGAGGATTTTGTATTCTACTGGGGACATAGGATTCTACATACAAAATGGTTGTACAAGCATGTCCACAGTGTCCATCATGAGTAAGTGGGAAATTTTTTATACTGGCATTTTTTGGGTgcctttatattttttatttattattattttttttaataattggttcTGTAATAATCTAATCGGTGAGATAAAACTTCTTGGTTGTTCTTACATGGGCATTAAACATGTACAGATATGCTACACCTTTTGGATTGACTTCTGAATATGCTCACCCTGCTGAGATATTGTTTCTTGGCTTTGCGACCATTGTTGGTCCTGCCATCACTGGGCCCCATCTAATCACCCTTTGGTTATGGATGGTACTTAGAGTGCTGGAGACGGTTGAGGCTCACTGTGGATACCATTTTCCATGGAGCCTCTCAAACTTCTTACCTTTGTATGGCGGGTAAGTTTTTTGTTGTTCACTGTGCACCGGTTGCATGTGGTATTGTTTTCATAGCTTAACTGTGCTGAAATATTGCATGCAATGTTCTGCAGCGCTGATTTCCATGATTATCATCACCGCTTGCTTTATACCAAGTCAGGCAACTATTCATCTACTTTTACTTACATGGACTGGTAAGTTTTTGGATTTACTGCTTAAAGCAGTTGCATATTAAACTCTTATatggttcaaatataaattGCTCAATGTATCAGTTTGTATTTCTTAAGTAACCAGTGAGGGCAGGGTGGAAATGGCATAGTGGATATCTAGTAGTTTTCAATAAGTTGATAAAGTGACATACAGATTAATCTTCTTGCTAAATGAATTATGGACAACGTGCCAGTCGTTCAATAAGTTGGCTTCTTTCTATATTTGAATAGTCACTTCATGCATGCTTGTTTGAAGTTCCCTGTCCTTGTGTTATTTTTTTACTTCGTCCTGGATGG includes:
- the LOC107410870 gene encoding methylsterol monooxygenase 2-2 isoform X1, with translation MGSIIESGWLYLITHFSDFQLACLGSFFLHESVFFLSGLPFIYLERAGWLSKYKIQTKNNSPAAQEKCITRLLLYHFGVNLPVMIFSYPVFRYMGMQSSLPLPSWKVVLTQIIFYFILEDFVFYWGHRILHTKWLYKHVHSVHHEYATPFGLTSEYAHPAEILFLGFATIVGPAITGPHLITLWLWMVLRVLETVEAHCGYHFPWSLSNFLPLYGGADFHDYHHRLLYTKSGNYSSTFTYMDWIFGTDKGYRKLKALKKPGIEEDGIKEM
- the LOC107410870 gene encoding methylsterol monooxygenase 2-2 isoform X2, whose translation is MRVFSSYQDFLLYILRERDGLASTRFSLIQTKNNSPAAQEKCITRLLLYHFGVNLPVMIFSYPVFRYMGMQSSLPLPSWKVVLTQIIFYFILEDFVFYWGHRILHTKWLYKHVHSVHHEYATPFGLTSEYAHPAEILFLGFATIVGPAITGPHLITLWLWMVLRVLETVEAHCGYHFPWSLSNFLPLYGGADFHDYHHRLLYTKSGNYSSTFTYMDWIFGTDKGYRKLKALKKPGIEEDGIKEM